The Gordonia iterans DNA window ATCCCGCTGCTGATCCTGGAACCCCGCCCCCGCGACTGACCCGGTCGGTGGGGAGTTCACCGGATGCTACGGCCCCGTCGGCGTCGCGGCGACGCGCCGGAACAACTCCTTGAACTGCGGGTTCGACGACCCCGCCAGAATCGATGCGGGCTCTTCGACGGCGCTGGCATCGGTCGGAATCCCCATCCGGACGATCGTGAGGCCGCGACTGGGCATCACCACGAGGAACTGCCCGAACGCCCCGGACATCGCATAGGTGTCGCGCGGCGAGCCGTTCCACACCGGATGGTTCACGGCCGTGCCCGAGGTGTTGACGTGCCGGCTCCCGCGGTTGGACCAGAAGGTGTATCCGTAGCCCGGGTTGGCCGCGGTGCCCCGGACCGCCTCGTCGAGGAAGGCCGGATCGATCAGGCGGGCGCCCGCGTAGGTCCCGCGGGCCTGCAACAGGCGGCCGAACCGGGCGAGGTCGTCCGGGCGCAGGGACAGTCCGCCGGCGATCATCGGGGTGCCGCGGGCGTCCCGTCGCCACGACCACGCCGACCGGTCGATCCCGATCTCGCCGAACAGTTCCCGCGCGGCGAAATCGACGAAGTCGCTGCCGGTGGCGCGCCGGACGATCTCCGCCAGGAGAGCCAAGGGCGACTGCGCGTAGTGGAACACCGTTCCCGGTCGCGAGACCACCGGAGTCTCCAGCGCCGTGCGAACCGCGTCGGTGACCGAACCGCGCGCATCGGCCACGACGTCGTACTTCAAGCCCGTGGTCTGGGTCAGGAGCTGCTTCACGGTGAGCGCCCGGTGTGCGGCGTCGGCCCGCGGGAAGAAGGCGCCGAGTCGGTCGTCGACGCGGAGGTGCCCCATCGCGACGGCCCGGCCGACCACCAGCGCCGCCACGCTCTTGCTGGCGCTGAACACCGGCAGCTGCCGGTCGCCGACGATCCGCCGCTCGCCGATCAGGCAACCGTGCCGGTACACCTGGACGACGCCCGCGCCGGTTTGCATGCCATAGTCCAGGGCCGCCGACAGGCGCACCGGATCGACGTTCACCGTGGCCGGTGCCGCCCGCTCACCGGGACGCTCACATCGGAGTTCGGGCGCGGCGCCGGCCGCCGGGACGGTCAGTCCCGCCGCCACCACCAGAGCGAGGCCGACGGCGGCCGCGCGGCGAACCCGACGCAGCAGAGAATCGTGATGCACCCCACATTCGTATCACGAGCCGACGACGGTTCTCCCACGCGAGCGCCGACTCACCGACCGCACCCCGGGGTCATCGACCATTACTGTGGGAGGTGACTCGTCGTCGTACCGAGGGAGCAGACGCATGACCGGGAGCACCGCCCCCACGCTCGAGGCCGTCCTCGCCCTGGAACGCGAACTGCAGACACCTGAGTGCCGGCGTGACCGAGCGCGTCTCGACGAGATCCTGTCCGACGACTTCGCCGAGATCGGCGCCACCGGACGCGTCTGGCATCGCGACGATCTGATCGAGGCCATCTCCGGCAAATCCAACAGCAGCCGCGCGCCCCTCCAGATGGAGGACCTGAAGGCGCAGCACATCACCGACGACGTCGTGCTGGTGAACTGGGTCTCGCGCCGTGGGCTGCACACGGCGCGGCGGTCGTCACTGTGGCGTCTCACCGACGGCCGGTGGCGCCTCGTTCGCCACCAGGGCACACCGCTCCCCTGATCGGCGCATCGGACCGGGAGTTCCCGCGGCCCTGTCAGTAGCGCCGGGCACCCGGTCTTCTGGACGCGCGTCAGTCTGACGGCCGGCGTGCGGAACTGCCCGACGCGGTTGCAGGCGTTTCGGACACGGATTCGCGTTCGGCCGACCACCACGTGATCGTGCGGTCGACGACGGCCCACGGGGTGCGCACCCACCCGACGTGGTCGTTCGACTCCCCGGCGGTGACCTGATCGGTCGCGTAGTGCCAGCGCGTGACCGACTCCGGAGCGAACAGCCGCGCGAGACGGTCGACGGCCCGCTTCGGGGAGAGGCTGTCGTGCCCGAGGCTGACGATCAGCGCCCGGGTGCCGATCGGCTTCTCGACCCGGAACGGCGGCCGTCCCGTCAGCACCATGCGCGCCCATTCGCGCATGAACGTACGCGCGCCGGGACCCCCGAACGCGGGCTTCGGGAGGTATCCGGGCTGCGCCGTGGTGGTCGGCACGACGACCCCGGCCAGTACAGCAATCGGGATGCCCCCGTACGCGAAGTGCCGGAACCAGGGGACCGCGCCGCCGACCGAGACCACGCCGTCGGCCACGGGGTGGTCGAACTCGTCCACAAGGGGACGGTAGTAGCCAGAGCCGACGGCCATCGCCGGCGAGACGAGAACGATCGGTGCACTGCTGGCGGGCGTCACGACCGACTCCCCGGCGCGTCGTCGACGACCTCGAACGAGAGGCCTGCGGCGACCAGCCTGCGCACCAGGTTCTCGCCCATCGCGGCAGCCGTGGTGACCTGCCCCGCCGTCGGCGGGTTGTCGTCGAAGGCGAGGCTGAGCGCCGACTCGGCGAGCATCTTGGCGGTATCCGTATAGCCCGGATCTCCGCCGCCGACCCGCGTGTGGATCTGCCTGCCACCGCCCTCTCCGACGAAGTCGACGGTGAACCAGGTGCGGTCACGCCGCGCTTGCGACGGCCCCTCCCCCTGCGGGATGCGACGGCCGATCGCGCGCCGGGCCGGCGGCACCTGCACCAAGACGAGGGCGGCGACGAAGCCGAGAACGGCTCCGATCACCAGCGCGGGGTTGCCGAGCCCGGCGAAATGCGAGTAGCGGAAGTCCGGCCGTAGTCCGAGCGAGACGCGGCCGAGCGCTTCACCACCTCGGGATCGATGGTCGGAATGGGCAACAGCCAGCTTCGGGTGACTCGATCCCGGCGCGGCAGACCGAGCGTGGCGCGGACGCGCCGGCCATCCGGTCGGGGCTCCAGACGTGTGCGCGCGTCGGCGGCACGCCGCATCGCCCGGAGCCGGGACAGCTGGCCCAGCCCGGAGTGCAGAGTGCCACCGGAGATCGTCGCATTGGTGCGTACCACTCCCCGGACTGTGAGGGGGACGTCGGCCGGCAACTGCTGGACGGTTGAGTGGGATCGGGAACAAACGGCCGGCGGGCCCGGGGATCCCGCGGACCCGGCTCGGCCTCGATGTTTACGCCGATAACACGAGGATAGAAAGCCAAGTAAGCAATGTCAACATCATGGGCTCAGTCGCGGCCCCGACCGGCCCGTCGACCCAGAGCAGCGGACGGCGGCTCCGCGTCGACCTCGGTGCCGCGCGCCCGCCGTCGTCCGTTATCGAGCCGCCGCGCCCAGCGCCGCCCCTGCCCGTCGGCGCCGACAGTAGCCGTCGCGTTCAGGACACGGCGAGTGCTGCGCCGACGACGACGAACCACAGCGGAGTGACAGTGAGGAAGACCCGCTCGGTGACGCCGATCCAGCGACGCCGAAGCTTGGGCAGCACCAGGGCGGCAAGGAAGGCATAGAAGCTGACCCGGACCACCCAGCGCATGATCCCCACCGCCTCGGCCGGCAGCACCGGAGTCAGGTCGAGGTTCACCATCGCCACATAGAGCCCGGTGAACTGGACGACGGCGAGCAGCCAGTGGACGGTCCCGGTCGCCGTGCGGGTGCGCCCGGTCAGATCGGCGGGAAAGCACAGCATGACGAGCATCGCCGCGGCACCGATCGCGAGAGCCAGCAGCGGGACGGCGGGCCCGACCCCCTGCAGCACACAGGCGACGAGCACGAGAACGTAGGCGGCCGCGGTGAGCAGACCCATCACCGTGAACTCCGTGCGCGAGCTCCCGGTGCCGAGGTCGCTGACGGTGCGCTCACGCGGACTGAGATCCGGACGGACCAGATGGAGGTGAATGAAGAGGGCGAGGCGGGCGACCAGCAGGACGACGGCCGCGGAGGCGAGGACGGTGACGGTCATGTCCGAAAAGATAGTGGCACTATCCATTAGTAGTCACCGTGGATAGTGGACGCCGAACGCGCTATCCGACCGCGGTGGCCCCGCACTCGCCCTCGGGAGAACAATGAAGCTTCAGGAACTGTGCCGCCGCACCGGCACCCCGCCGTCGACCGTCAAGTACTGGCTGCGCGAGGGTCTGCTCCACCCCGGCGTCAAGCGCAACGCCACCACTGCCGTCTACGACGACTCCCACCTCGAGCGGGCGCAGCTGATCCACACCCTGCGCCACGTGGTCGGCCTGCCGGTGGAGCAGGTACGCGCGGTGGTATCCGCCGTGGACGATCCCGGGCTGCCTCCCGCGAGACTGATGGGAGTGGTCCAGTCCGCTGTCCTCGGCCCGGTGTCCACCGGAACCGAGGACGCACGATCATCCGATGCCGCGACCCCAGGCGCCGGGGTCACCGGCAGCGAGATCGCCGGCGTCGCGGCGTCGGACATCGTGGCGGCCATGAGCTGGCGTGCCGGCACCGCCGACGCACTCGATGCCCTCGACGCCGAACTGCAGCAGATGGCGGGCTGGGGCCTCGCCCCGGACCTGGACACCGCACTGGTCTACGCCCGGGCAGCGGACTCGGTCGCGAAGTTCGAGATGGAGTTGCCGCCGTTGACCGGCATCACCCGCGATCGGCTGGCGATCTTCGTCGCGCGCGGAGTGTTCGGATACTCCCGACTGCTCCTGCGGCTGCTGGCCGTCGCTCAGGGCTCGGCGGCGACGTCGGCCGCCGAAGCGACAGACCCAGGTCGCGACACCTCGCAGGCCTGAAGCCCCGCCAGTCGAAACTCGCAGCAGCGAACTCCCAGCGTGCCGCACGATGCGAGAAGACCCGCACCGAGTATCGATGCGGGTCTTCTTCGTGTGGTAGCGGGGGCAGGATTTGAACCTACGACCTCTGGGTTATGAGCCCAGCGAGCTACCGAGCTGCTCCACCCCGCGTTGCAAGGACTAAGTTACACACGTCTGAACGCGCTATGCAAATCGGTTACGGGACAAGGTGATCGACGACACCGGAAACCCGGCCGAGACCGCCCCCACCAGCGGATTCGAGGGATGCGAAACGACGTCGAGCGGCGGCGGCCGTCAGCGCTCGGGCAGGTGCTCGACCGACACGTCGCGAACTCATGTGACGAGAATCACGCCTGGCGTAGACTCGGCGATGCCCGACGACGACGAAGGAGGACGACATGCCCCATCATTCGACCCGCGAGAAGAGCGGCTGGCACCCGATGGCGATGGTCGCGTTCACGACCCTGATGGTCGGCGGATGCTTCTCCGCACTGTGGCTGTACACGCTGGCCCAGCTGCCCGACAACAAGCCGCTCAACATCGCGTACGGGATCACCGCGCTGGCGCTGCTGACTATCACGGTGGCCATCTACACGCGACTCACCCGCAGTCTCCACCACTCACCGATGCTGCCGGACCACAGCGAGACCGAGCTCCGGCACTACAAGGAGCACTTCGGCCACTGACCAGAGCGGGCCGGACCAGGGGCTCACCCCCCAGCGACGGACGAGTGCGCAGCCGACACAGTCGCTTTCGGGGTACGGCGTCATCGACGCCTGACGGCCCCCGCAGAGGACGGCGCGGGCCCTGACCGCCTTCGCGGCAGGACCCGCGCCGTCGTGCTGGAGCGGGCGGGCCGGTCCGGGCCTCTACGCCCCGGGACCGGCCCGGAAACCTCCTAGTTGCCGGTCCGCTCGTACTCGGCGATCGCCTCGTCGAGTTCCTTCAGCGCGTCGCCGAGCTGGCCCAGATCTCCGCTGGTCTGCGCCTCGCGGACGCCGGCGAGTGCGGTGCCCAGGCGCTTGACCGCCGCATCACGTTCCGGGCTGGACTGCTGCTGCCCCGGAGTACCGGGCGTGGCCTCGTCCTGTTCGGAGTCCTTCTCCGCATCCGGGTCGTCGGGGTCGGCATTGACCGCGGGAGTCACCGCGGCCGGGTTGATGCCGACCTGATTGAGCGCACCGGCGAGCGTCGTCGAGATGCCGACCGTGGCGCCGTTCTCCCCCGCGACGGCGTTGTAATAGGTCAGCACACGCGCCAGCTTGGGCATGGCCGCGTCGCCGGTGGCCGCTTCGGTGTAGATCGGCTGCACGTAGAGCAGTCCGTTCCCGCCCACCGGCAGGGCCAGCAGGTTGCCGTACGTCACCCGAGTGTTCTCCAGCAGCTTGGTCTGCTCCTGGACGCGAGGCTCGGCGCGCATGGTCTCACCGGCCTGCGTCGGACCGACCGTCGAGGTGTCGGTCGGCAGGGTCTTGAGCGTCAGC harbors:
- a CDS encoding saccharopine dehydrogenase family protein, translating into MIGAVLGFVAALVLVQVPPARRAIGRRIPQGEGPSQARRDRTWFTVDFVGEGGGRQIHTRVGGGDPGYTDTAKMLAESALSLAFDDNPPTAGQVTTAAAMGENLVRRLVAAGLSFEVVDDAPGSRS
- a CDS encoding MerR family transcriptional regulator, whose amino-acid sequence is MKLQELCRRTGTPPSTVKYWLREGLLHPGVKRNATTAVYDDSHLERAQLIHTLRHVVGLPVEQVRAVVSAVDDPGLPPARLMGVVQSAVLGPVSTGTEDARSSDAATPGAGVTGSEIAGVAASDIVAAMSWRAGTADALDALDAELQQMAGWGLAPDLDTALVYARAADSVAKFEMELPPLTGITRDRLAIFVARGVFGYSRLLLRLLAVAQGSAATSAAEATDPGRDTSQA
- a CDS encoding DUF998 domain-containing protein is translated as MTVTVLASAAVVLLVARLALFIHLHLVRPDLSPRERTVSDLGTGSSRTEFTVMGLLTAAAYVLVLVACVLQGVGPAVPLLALAIGAAAMLVMLCFPADLTGRTRTATGTVHWLLAVVQFTGLYVAMVNLDLTPVLPAEAVGIMRWVVRVSFYAFLAALVLPKLRRRWIGVTERVFLTVTPLWFVVVGAALAVS
- a CDS encoding serine hydrolase domain-containing protein, with the translated sequence MHHDSLLRRVRRAAAVGLALVVAAGLTVPAAGAAPELRCERPGERAAPATVNVDPVRLSAALDYGMQTGAGVVQVYRHGCLIGERRIVGDRQLPVFSASKSVAALVVGRAVAMGHLRVDDRLGAFFPRADAAHRALTVKQLLTQTTGLKYDVVADARGSVTDAVRTALETPVVSRPGTVFHYAQSPLALLAEIVRRATGSDFVDFAARELFGEIGIDRSAWSWRRDARGTPMIAGGLSLRPDDLARFGRLLQARGTYAGARLIDPAFLDEAVRGTAANPGYGYTFWSNRGSRHVNTSGTAVNHPVWNGSPRDTYAMSGAFGQFLVVMPSRGLTIVRMGIPTDASAVEEPASILAGSSNPQFKELFRRVAATPTGP
- a CDS encoding nuclear transport factor 2 family protein, producing MTGSTAPTLEAVLALERELQTPECRRDRARLDEILSDDFAEIGATGRVWHRDDLIEAISGKSNSSRAPLQMEDLKAQHITDDVVLVNWVSRRGLHTARRSSLWRLTDGRWRLVRHQGTPLP